One genomic region from Buteo buteo chromosome 12, bButBut1.hap1.1, whole genome shotgun sequence encodes:
- the LOC142037518 gene encoding uncharacterized protein LOC142037518, translating to MEPAGTTTTAAAATTTAVTAAAAGVLAAQDAIVFSGTGAEGATPAAAAPAGTDVFWASLVRAQLCVQELQGAIEGRPDGDHRHPTSRDGWHRGHGAAAAPSVSRRRRGLGSTGESVSHRRVPADGSVSPEFVPADGSSSRERRGLGSTYENFFRASTGGSVSQEHRGHEPTGGSISPKSTPLDESIFREHRGHGSTHESIFRVPMDGTLSPKSVPMGGSIFHEHQGCGIAYESVSHVSVGGSVSTEHRVPTDGNISPRSMSVDGSISPVSMPTDETGLQEHVPIDGTNSSKSTPMDENNSTKSMPTGGSISHQRVPKGGSISSESVPKGGSISPESVPMDGSISPKSVPMDGSISPKSVPMDGTISPKSMPVDGSISQEHVPMDGSISPKSVPVDGSILQEHVSMDGSILPESVPTDGIISPEDVPVGGHISPKALTVDWSVSPKSVPTDGSIPPAHVPVDGSISPEFTPAGGTTSPERWNPECGEEEEEEDDEDDDGCSSREEDAEEEEDLEEEEPHFHTNPLFQSRVLAPTGAHRVPLYRPHGAALQPLLITERDDGTGGTGGGPGCPPPTSTPPPLGCRPAGGDVGSTTEQGPPRPPGLTLSDPLDLPPGSGDPPRSLRLQPEWGYWDPPGPLAPLELTLRGGDQDPPSPGYPPGLAPGGGDQDLPLPRPLTPPKPPLGGGCRTPPPSPDLPQGGGYQKPPTPPYQPMGGGYQPPPSPPNPLDFPQPPPSPPYQLMGGGPP from the exons ATGGAGCCGGCgggcaccaccaccaccgccgccgccgccaccaccaccgccgtcaccgccgccgccgccggggtcCTGGCGGCGCAGGACGCCATCGTCTTCTCGGGGACGGGTGCCGAAGGGGCgacccccgccgccgcggcccccgccggCACCGACGTCTTCTGGGCCAGCCTGGTGCGAGCCCAGCTCTGCgtccaggagctgcagggagccaTCGAGGGGCGGCCGGACGGCGACCACCGCCACCCGACGTCCCGGGACGGCTGGCACCGCGGCCACGGGGCCGCCGCGGCACCGAGCGTCTCGCGCCGGCGCCGCGGTCTTGGCTCCACGGGGGAGAGCGTCTCGCACCGGCGCGTGCCCGCGGATGGGAGCGTCTCGCCCGAGTTCGTGCCCGCGGACGGGAGCAGCTCGCGTGAGCGCCGAGGCCTCGGATCCACGTACGAGAACTTCTTCCGCGCGTCCACGGGTGGGAGCGTCTCGCAAGAGCACCGTGGCCACGAGCCCACGGGTGGGAGCATCTCGCCCAAGTCCACGCCCCTGGATGAGAGCATCTTCCGCGAGCACCGAGGCCATGGATCCACGCACGAGAGCATCTTCCGTGTGCCCATGGATGGGACCCTCTCCCCCAAGTCCGTGCCCATGGGTGGGAGCATCTTCCACGAGCACCAAGGCTGTGGAATTGCATATGAGAGCGTCTCGCACGTGTCCGTGGGTGGGAGCGTCTCAACCGAGCACCGTGTGCCTACAGATGGGAACATCTCGCCCAGGTCGATGTCCGTGGATGGGAGCATCTCGCCCGTGTCCATGCCCACGGATGAGACCGGCTTGCAGGAGCACGTGCCGATAGATGGCACCAACTCGTCCAAGTCCACACCCATGGATGAGAACAACTCAACCAAGTCCATGCCCACGGGTGGGAGCATCTCGCATCAACGTGTGCCAAAGGGTGGGAGCATCTCATCCGAGTCCGTGCCAAAGGGTGGGAGCATCTCGCCCGAGTCCGTGCCCATGGATGGGAGCATCTCGCCCAAGTCCGTGCCCATGGATGGGAGCATCTCGCCCAAGTCTGTGCCCATGGATGGGACCATCTCGCCCAAGTCCATGCCCGTGGATGGGAGCATCTCGCAGGAGCATGTGCCCATGGATGGGAGCATCTCGCCCAAGTCCGTGCCCGTGGATGGGAGCATCTTGCAGGAGCACGTGTCCATGGATGGGAGCATCTTGCCCGAGTCCGTGCCCACGGATGGAATCATCTCGCCGGAGGACGTTCCCGTGGGTGGGCACATCTCGCCCAAGGCTCTGACCGTGGATTGGAGCGTCTCGCCCAAGTCGGTGCCCACGGATGGGAGCATCCCACCGGCGCACGTGCCCGTGGACGGGAGCATCTCGCCCGAGTTCACACCCGCGGGTGGGACCACCTCGCCCGAGCGCTGGAACCCCGAATGCGgcgaagaggaagaggaggaggacgacGAAGATGACGACGGCTGCTCTTCCCGGGAGGAAGAcgccgaggaggaggaagatctggaggaggaggagccccACTTCCACACCAACCCCCTCTTCCAGAGCCGGGTGCtggcacccacgggtgcccaCCGCGTGCCCCTCTACCGGCCCCACGGTGCCGCCCTGCAGCCGCTGCTCATCACCGAGAGGGATGACGGCacggggggcaccggggggggaccggggtgtcccccccccaccagcacccccccaccccttgggtgccgtccggcaggaGGGGACGTCGGCAGCACCACGGAGCAGG gacccccccgaCCCCCAGGCCTGACGCTCTCCGACCCCCTGGATCTGCCCCCGGGatctggggacccccccagatCCCTACGGCTGCAGCCAGAATGGGGGTACTGGGACCCCCCCGGACCCCTGGCCCCACTGGAGCTTACCCTACGGGGGGGTGaccaggacccccccagccccggttACCCCCCAGGTCTGGCCCCAGGAGGGGGAGACCAGGATCTGCCCCTCCCCAGgcccctgacccccccaaaGCCACCCCTGGGAGGGGGGTGCCggacccccccaccctccccagaTTTGCCCCAAGGAGGGGGATACCAgaaacccccaacccccccatatcagcccatgggaggggggtaccagcccccccccagccccccaaaccccctcgatttcccccagcccccccccagccccccataTCAGCTCATGGGAGGGGG cCCCCCCTAG